A segment of the Leptospiraceae bacterium genome:
AGAAAGATTTGGTATAACTCGAGAAAGATTTTCATGGCATGAATAGGGAAGATAATTGTCATTATAACTAATGGAAAAGAAACATAAAGAATCATTTTGATGAAAAAGGGATGAAATTCTGTGAGAAAAGTTGTTCTATAATCCTCGTCTTGGGATAATTTTCGCGTTGTTGAAATGTATAAAACAAAAACAAAGCAAAAAAAGGAAGACCCAAAAACACGGAAAGATATTCTGCTTTTATATGAACTTCCCAGGGAAAATCAGGAAAAATCTGCAAGAAGAATTTTTCTCCCGTTATAGCAATCCTTAATGCCATAATCAAACTGAATAATCCAAAAAATAGAGGGGCTAATTCCGTTCTTCGAAAAAAGAATAAAAACAAATGATAAATTCCCATGATGAGGATAATACCAAAATAAAAAATTTCTGTTCCAATAGAAAATGCGTATTTCTTGATAATAAAATTTTCTGTGCCAATGTATATTTTTTCTACGATTCCGCTAATGTTATCGCTGAAATTTGCTACTTGAATGAGGATTTCCATTTCAGGTTTATCGACAAAAACGTATTTCACGGTTGGTAGATGTTGGGGTTTGTAGATTTCTTTTTTTTGATTCACTACACCATTCTCAGAAACAAACTTACCATTGATATAAAGCTTGTAGGCTGAAGCGAAATGGGGAAGTTTTATGGCATAAAGTTTTGGATATTCCAAAGGACGTATCAAGACTCGGTAGGTTGCTACATTGTTTACATCATAACCAAAATTATTCCAGTTCGCAGGAGCAAGGATAAGGGTTTTTTTTAAAAGTATTGTATTGTTTTGTAAACTTTCAGGTTCTAAGAGAACTCCGAAAAAAAACTCCCATTCTCCTACTAAAGGAACGGGTCCTTCAGAGTCTAAATCCCAATTCGATAAATCTAAAACTCCGTCTTTGATAAATGGTGGCAGTCTATCTGTGGGGCTACATTGATTAAGAAATAAAAACAGAATCCCTTTGATGATAAAGCAAAACTTACACTTCATCATAGTAAGTTTGCAACTCTTATCTAGTTTTAAAAATTTATTTTTTTGTCAATGATGTAGATTGGGCGGTTTTTGATTTCATCAAATATACTGCCAATGTATTCTCCTATAAGACCAATAGTCAGTAATTGAACACCTCCAAAAAAGATGATAGTAATGATGGTTGAAGCCCAACCACTAAGCACAATCTCAGGTCTAAGAAAGATAGAAAGGAAGACATAAACAGTTAATACCAACCCTAATAAAATGCTTATGAAACCTAACGAAGTGGCTAATTTCAAAGGCTTTTTTGAAAAATATAAAAGAGCCGTCATAGCAAAACGTATCATTTTGGATAGTGGATATTTGGTTTCACCTGCGAAGCGAGGTTCTCGGACATAGTAATATGGTATTTGTTTGAAACCAATCCAACTGATCAAACCTCGAATGTATTTGTTTTTCTCGGGAAGTTTTCGGAATTCTTCTATCACTCTTTGGTCAATTAACCGAAAATCCCCCGTATTTTCGGGGAGAGGAACATCAGACAAGAAATTGATGATTTTATAAAATAGCCATGCAGTGTATTTTTTGAAAAAGGTTTCTCCTTTTCTTTCTACTCGAACTCCATAAACCACATTCGCCTTTTTCTCAATAGCTAATTGATACATCTCAGGAATAAGCTCCGGGGGATCCTGCAAATCTGCATCGATAATAACAGCATAATTTCCTTTACAGTTATCTAAGCCAGCAACCACTGCTGGCTGATGCCCAAAATTTCTTGAAAAAGAAATGATTTTTACTCTTTTATCTTTACTGGCGATGGATTCTAAGATTTCTAATGTTTTGTCGGTACTTCCATCATTGATAAAAATCAATTCGTAATTGCGAAAATTTTTTGATAATACTTTAGAAAGTCGCTGGAATGTTTCTTCAATGACCTTTTCCTCGTTATAACAAGGAATGATCACAGAAAGAGTTGGTTCCTTCATCGAAAGGTCATATACTTATTCAAAAAAAAGTTGGCAAGTGTATAAAACCCCATACTTAAAATCTGAGAAAAAAATTCATCAAACGAAATGATTTCTACTAATATAAGTAGCACGAAAAACTGAAAACCATAACTTATTCCAAAAACAATCAAAAAAAGAAGAAACTCTCTACCTATCTTCCCTCTTGAACGAAAGGTCCAAAATTTATTCCAAAAGAAGCTATTCAAAAAACCTGCAACATAACCAATCCCATTCGCCAGTAAATAGTTTATTTGAAGGATCACAGTGAAAAGATAAATCAAACTTAAAGTTATCAAAGTGTTTACAACGCCAACAAGAGAAAATTTAAGGAACTGATCCCAAAAGAGCTTCAACATGATTTTATTCAGGATTGATGGGCTTATTGCTCATGTTCCAAACATATTCCATCCACTCGGTGAAGTTTTTCCAAGTCTTTCCTGAGTCATTATCATTGAGTAAAGTTACAACAGAAAGGTCTTTTTCATTAAAGGCAAACAAATCATCGGTCCATTCTGCAAAAACGATATAATGGTTTTTTTTGGAATGTCTTTGGGGTTTCACAAAATAGAAGTTAACTATTTCGGGTTCAAGAGTAGTGACTAAGGTTTTAAAATCCTCCGGGAATTGAAAATTAAGGTCATATTCCCAATCTTCAATTTGGCTCTTTGAAAAAACAGGAGTATCTCCGTATTTTCCACTTTTTTTAATATTTTCGATAATGATTTGGATATTATTTTCCATAAAGGATGGAAAAAAACTAAGATTTTTTTAGTCAATTGGATTTATCTATGATGTAATGATTTTCTTTTGCTTGTGTATGATGATAATTGTCAAGTTTGTCTTGATAAGAAAATCAAATTAAGATTGACTAAGAACTGAATGAATCTAAATTGAGGTATAATTTGATAGTACTACATAAATTCCCACAAAAAATGAGGAGTCAATATGAAAAAAACTGGGGCAAAGTTAATGTTGGATTTGTTATTATCTCATGATGTTGATATAGTGTTTGGTTATCCTGGTGGAGCTATCCTACCTTTTTATGATGAGTTGTATAATTCCAGTATCAAGCATATTTTGGTTCGTCATGAACAAGGTGCTATGCACATGGCAGAAGGTTATGCCATTGTTACTCGTAAACCGGGTGTTGTGATTGTAACCAGCGGACCCGGAGCTACGAACACAGTGACGGGTTTAACCGATGCTAAGATGGATTCTATTCCAGTGATGGTGATTTCGGGACAAGTATCAACAACGGCGATAGGAACAGATGCTTTCCAAGAAGCTGATGTTTTCGGAATTACTATCCCTATAACGAAATACAATGCTTTAATCAAGAGTGCTGATGAGATCGCAGATGTATTCGAAGAAGCTTGGGTCATGCTAACAAATGGACGCCCTGGTCCAGTGGTTTTGGATTTTCCAAGAGACGTCCAAATGAAAGAAACCACAAAACTACAAGGAAAAGTCAGGTTAGCAGAGCGATTTTGGAAAAAACCAAAAATTCAAGGAGATATTGAAGCTTTTGCTGAGGCTTTGAATAAAGCAAAGCGACCTTTACTTTACGTGGGAGGTGGTGCTGTCATTTCGGGAGCTTTTCAAGAAATTCGTGTCATTGCTGAGAAAGGAATGATTCCAGTTATCAGCACATTAAAGGGATTAGGAGCGTTTCCCGGAACACATTTTCTTTCATTGGGCATGGCTGGAATGCACGGAACGGCAGTTGCAAATAAAGCCATTTTAGAGTGTGATTACATTTTGTCTTTGGGTGCGAGGTTTGATGACCGGGTTGCAGGTGTTCCCTCAGACTTTGCCCCCAACGCAGTTAGAGCTCACATTGATATTGACTCAGCTGAGTTCAATAAACGAGTCAAAGTAGATCATTATATTCATGGGGACTTAAAGGAAGTTCTACAAGCTTTGATTCCCTTCATAGAACAAAAAGATCGTTCTGATTGGATTAAGCATTTAGAAGAATATAAAATCAAATACCCATTGGAGTTTGAAGACAGCGATGAAGTCATCAAACCTCAAAGATTTATAAAACGTTTATACGAAATCACGAAAGGGAAAGCAATTGTTTCTACTGATGTGGGGCAGCATCAAATGTGGACCGCCCAGTATTATCTATTCGATGAATCCAATCGTTGGTTGACCTCGGGTGGACTTGGAACCATGGGATTTGGTTTTCCTGCTGCTATTGGTGCCGCTGTTGCAAAACCCAATGACTTAGTGATTTGTATTTCAGGAGATGGTTCCTTCCAGATGTGTATGCAAGAATTAGCCACGGTTCGTCAATACAACCTTCCTGTGAAGATCGTGCTTTTGAATAACAACTTCTTGGGTATGGTTCGTCAGTGGCAGGAATTGTTTTTTGACGAGCGGTTTTCTGAATCCGAATATCAATTCAATCCTGATTTCGTAAAGATAACTGAAGCCTATAACATACCCGGAAGAAGAATCACCAGTCCAAAAGAAATAGATGAGGGAATTGAATTTTTACTTTCGGAAAATGGACCTTCGTTATTGGAGGTAGTCATCCCAGCAGACGAAAAAGTATTCCCCATGATTCCTTCAGGAAAAAGTCAAAGAGATATGATCCTTTTCTCTGA
Coding sequences within it:
- a CDS encoding 7TM-DISM domain-containing protein — its product is MMKCKFCFIIKGILFLFLNQCSPTDRLPPFIKDGVLDLSNWDLDSEGPVPLVGEWEFFFGVLLEPESLQNNTILLKKTLILAPANWNNFGYDVNNVATYRVLIRPLEYPKLYAIKLPHFASAYKLYINGKFVSENGVVNQKKEIYKPQHLPTVKYVFVDKPEMEILIQVANFSDNISGIVEKIYIGTENFIIKKYAFSIGTEIFYFGIILIMGIYHLFLFFFRRTELAPLFFGLFSLIMALRIAITGEKFFLQIFPDFPWEVHIKAEYLSVFLGLPFFALFLFYTFQQRENYPKTRIIEQLFSQNFIPFSSK
- a CDS encoding glycosyltransferase family 2 protein produces the protein MKEPTLSVIIPCYNEEKVIEETFQRLSKVLSKNFRNYELIFINDGSTDKTLEILESIASKDKRVKIISFSRNFGHQPAVVAGLDNCKGNYAVIIDADLQDPPELIPEMYQLAIEKKANVVYGVRVERKGETFFKKYTAWLFYKIINFLSDVPLPENTGDFRLIDQRVIEEFRKLPEKNKYIRGLISWIGFKQIPYYYVREPRFAGETKYPLSKMIRFAMTALLYFSKKPLKLATSLGFISILLGLVLTVYVFLSIFLRPEIVLSGWASTIITIIFFGGVQLLTIGLIGEYIGSIFDEIKNRPIYIIDKKINF
- a CDS encoding GtrA family protein, whose product is MLKLFWDQFLKFSLVGVVNTLITLSLIYLFTVILQINYLLANGIGYVAGFLNSFFWNKFWTFRSRGKIGREFLLFLIVFGISYGFQFFVLLILVEIISFDEFFSQILSMGFYTLANFFLNKYMTFR
- the ilvB gene encoding biosynthetic-type acetolactate synthase large subunit; this translates as MKKTGAKLMLDLLLSHDVDIVFGYPGGAILPFYDELYNSSIKHILVRHEQGAMHMAEGYAIVTRKPGVVIVTSGPGATNTVTGLTDAKMDSIPVMVISGQVSTTAIGTDAFQEADVFGITIPITKYNALIKSADEIADVFEEAWVMLTNGRPGPVVLDFPRDVQMKETTKLQGKVRLAERFWKKPKIQGDIEAFAEALNKAKRPLLYVGGGAVISGAFQEIRVIAEKGMIPVISTLKGLGAFPGTHFLSLGMAGMHGTAVANKAILECDYILSLGARFDDRVAGVPSDFAPNAVRAHIDIDSAEFNKRVKVDHYIHGDLKEVLQALIPFIEQKDRSDWIKHLEEYKIKYPLEFEDSDEVIKPQRFIKRLYEITKGKAIVSTDVGQHQMWTAQYYLFDESNRWLTSGGLGTMGFGFPAAIGAAVAKPNDLVICISGDGSFQMCMQELATVRQYNLPVKIVLLNNNFLGMVRQWQELFFDERFSESEYQFNPDFVKITEAYNIPGRRITSPKEIDEGIEFLLSENGPSLLEVVIPADEKVFPMIPSGKSQRDMILFSDVYKVKNRSK